In Erpetoichthys calabaricus chromosome 15, fErpCal1.3, whole genome shotgun sequence, one DNA window encodes the following:
- the LOC114666104 gene encoding transmembrane protein 121-like, producing the protein MVPPPPANKPHVCLSTILIMSSMALMDAYLVEQNQGPRKIGICIMVLVGDICFLIILRYVAVWVGAEVRTAKRGYAMILWFLYIFVLEIKVYFIYQSYKADRKSLDTIARKALTLLLSICVPSLYIILAAVDHMEYVRVFKKREELRNRLFWVVVDLLDVLDIQANLWEPQKKGLPLWAEGLMFFYCYILLLILPCVSLSEISMQGINIVPHKMMLYPILSMITINIITIFIRGGNMIFFRDARVSGILMGKNILAIILKTCSFVQYKKQLHSLPPGFGIELRKNSVPHPQTLSTPPSLIIQNQTPLPEVTGCENT; encoded by the coding sequence ATGGTACCTCCCCCACCAGCTAATAAGCCTCATGTATGTCTCTCCACTATCCTCATTATGAGCAGCATGGCTCTCATGGATGCCTACCTTGTTGAACAGAATCAGGGACCACGGAAAATTGGTATCTGCATCATGGTCTTGGTTGGTGACATCTGCTTTTTGATCATCCTGCGCTATGTTGCTGTCTGGGTGGGCGCGGAGGTAAGGACGGCAAAAAGAGGGTATGCAATGATTTTATGGTTCCTCTACATCTTTGTGCTGGAAATCAAAGTCTATTTCATCTACCAGAGCTACAAAGCGGATAGAAAGAGTCTGGACACCATTGCTCGCAAAGCCTTGACGTTGCTCTTGTCCATTTGTGTACCATCGCTGTATATAATTCTGGCTGCCGTTGACCACATGGAATACGTGAGAGTGTTTAAGAAGCGAGAGGAGCTACGGAACCgtcttttttgggtggttgtGGATCTGCTGGATGTTTTGGATATACAGGCTAACTTGTGGGAGCCACAGAAGAAGGGACTTCCTTTATGGGCGGAAGGGCTCATGttcttttattgttatatacTGCTACTGATCCTGCCCTGTGTATCTCTAAGTGAGATAAGCATGCAGGGCATAAACATTGTACCGCACAAAATGATGCTCTACCCCATACTGAGCATGATCACCATTAATATCATTACCATCTTCATCCGTGGGGGCAACATGATCTTTTTTCGGGATGCCAGAGTTTCAGGAATCCTCATGGGCAAGAACATCTTGGCTATTATTctaaagacctgcagctttgtgcAATATAAAAAGCAGTTGCACAGTCTGCCACCTGGATTTGGAATTGAGTTACGAAAAAATTCCGTGCCCCACCCTCAGACTTTGTCTACACCACCTTCCCTGATAATCCAAAATCAGACGCCTCTGCCCGAGGTCACTGGATGTGAGAATACATGA